One part of the Rutidosis leptorrhynchoides isolate AG116_Rl617_1_P2 chromosome 1, CSIRO_AGI_Rlap_v1, whole genome shotgun sequence genome encodes these proteins:
- the LOC139868120 gene encoding peptidyl-tRNA hydrolase, mitochondrial: MFRKLFNSNRRFCTSIQSPPPPWLFVGLGNPGDKFKLTRHNVGFKMIDTFAESQGIAMDTVFCKAVFGKGIVDGVPVLLAKPQTYMNLSGESSGPLAAYYKLPLNRVVVFHDDMDLPCGVLRLQPKGGHGSHNGMKSVIYHFRGNRVFARLRIGIGKPPGQMDPKAFLLQKFNATAQEKINAGLQEGVSALKDIVSKGVEETARRFNTEQKYKHIKVADDADMRFRRP; encoded by the exons ATGTTTCGGAAGCTTTTTAATTCAAATCGACGATTCTGTACATCAATTCAATCACCACCGCCCCCATGGTTATTCGTCGGTTTAGGCAATCCCGGCGATAAATTCAAACTCACACGACATAAT GTAGGGTTTAAGATGATAGATACATTTGCTGAATCACAAGGAATTGCTATGGATACAGTTTTCTGTAAAGCTGTTTTCGGAAAAG GCATTGTAGATGGTGTTCCTGTTTTATTGGCAAAGCCTCAAACATATATGAATTTGAGCGGTGAATCG AGTGGTCCACTTGCTGCCTATTACAAACTTCCACTAAATCGAGTGGTAGTG TTCCATGATGATATGGATCTACCGTGCGGGGTTCTTCGGCTTCAGCCCAAGGGTGGCCATGGTAGCCATAATGG GATGAAGAGTGTGATCTATCATTTCCGTGGTAATCGGGTGTTTGCACGTCTGCGAATAG GCATAGGTAAACCTCCAGGTCAAATGGATCCCAAAGCCTTCTTGCTTCAGAAGTTCAATGCAACAGCTCAAGAAAAA ATTAATGCTGGCTTACAAGAGGGAGTTTCAGCATTGAAAGATATTGTGTCAAAGGGTGTGGAAGAGACGGCTAGGCGTTTCAACACGGAGCAGAAATATAAACACATTAAAGTTGCAGATGATGCCGATATGAGATTTAGAAGACCTTGA